A genomic segment from Nicotiana tabacum cultivar K326 chromosome 7, ASM71507v2, whole genome shotgun sequence encodes:
- the LOC107816309 gene encoding uncharacterized protein LOC107816309, translating into MEGGEKINTSEVNNSCTIPKEMDGLHLKPVACLESGEGLPYAPEDWPYPGDIWTWKVGKRVKASGYFQDRYLIAPKRLQETPRKKMWFLSKISLKDYIKTNFPEADINAFFSSFVWEIPAEFNSFFSSSEGKAEAKPQSQSTHPGKACKTGQGGGTSSRKRKSNLKQQGRYLWKKVHSNMVNTEVPDALLIKEENIENNEAPKEPESSLLESVPASDDYATTITLACQQEPSSSLKEFPVEVAPEDFDNYINSLDDILLLPLHQSPSISFGSWREKEMTEARKKLVNLLNIGFPALFTSEKITEITTLSLELQNDPNLSARELSMLKLIQEIPLASNYFLKAKLLAKQADKFFADLEAKVTHVSTLRDEYHASKQEIALLEVEDVSTSSAIKEIDEKIAILQSRRAALSKVADRTNKKIAEAKTKQRMVMDNLPKIVDEIQVANSQSSEWKLKKQKSAEKEVEILTKFAPLKGFSI; encoded by the exons A TGGAAGGTGGCGAGAAGATTAACACTTCAGAGGTAAATAATAGCTGCACGATTCCAAAAGAAATGGATGGTTTACATCTCAAGCCTGTTGCATGTTTGGAGTCAGGAGAAGGCTTACCTTATGCTCCTGAAGATTGGCCATATCCAGGCGACATTTGGACTTGGAAAGTTGGAAAAAGAGTCAAAGCTTCAGGATACTTTCAAGATAGATACTTGATTGCTCCAAAAAGGCTTCAAGAAACCCCAAGAAAGAAAATGTGGTTTTTGAGCAAGATATCTCTTAAAGACTATATCAAAACAAACTTCCCTGAAGCTGATATCAATGCTTTTTTCTCATCATTCGTTTGGGAAATTCCAGCTGAATTCAATTCTTTTTTCTCGTCATCTGAGGGCAAAG CAGAAGCTAAGCCGCAATCTCAATCAACTCATCCTGGAAAGGCCTGTAAAACTGGTCAAGGAGGAGGAACTTCTTCGCGGAAAAGGAAGTCCAATCTGAAGCAGCAAGGACGGTATTTATGGAAGAAAGTTCATTCTAACATGGTTAATACTGAAGTCCCCGATGCACTCCTAATTAAGGAAGAAAACATAGAAAACAATGAAGCACCAAAAGAACCAGAAAGTTCATTGTTGGAGAGTGTTCCAGCATCTGATGACTATGCAACAACCATCACTCTAGCCTGCCAACAGGAACCATCAAGTTCTCTCAAGGAATTTCCTGTTGAAGTAGCTCCAGAGGATTTCGATAATTACATTAATTCACTTGATGACATTCTACTTTTGCCTCTTCACCAAAGTCCAAGCATTAGCTTTGGCTCTTGGAGAGAAAAAGAAATGACTGAAGCTCGAAAGAAACTTGTTAACCTCCTAAATATTGGTTTTCCTGCTTTATTTACCTCTGAAAAAATTACCGAAATCACAACCTTGTCTTTGGAGCTCCAAAATGATCCTAACCTCAGTGCTAGAGAGCTTTCAATGCTAAAGCTAATCCAAGAAATCCCATTGGCCAGCAATTACTTCCTGAAAGCTAAGCTATTAGCTAAGCAAGCTGACAAATTCTTTGCTGACCTCGAGGCTAAAGTGACTCATGTTTCTACGCTAAGGGATGAATACCATGCGTCAAAGCAAGAAATAGCTCTACTTGAGGTTGAAGACGTGTCTACTTCCTCAGCTATAAAGGAAATTGATGAAAAGATTGCCATCTTGCAATCACGTCGAGCTGCATTATCTAAGGTTGCTGACAGAACTAACAAGAAGATAGCTGAAGCAAAAACAAAGCAAAGAATGGTCATGGACAATCTTCCAAAGATAGTTGATGAAATTCAGGTGGCTAACTCCCAAAGCTCAGAATGGAAGCTCAAGAAACAGAAATCAGCAGAGAAGGAAGTCGAGATATTGACCAAATTTGCTCCACTCAAGGGATTCTCCATCTAA
- the LOC142182707 gene encoding uncharacterized protein LOC142182707 — MFTLFQNTIEKIGPSKVVQVVTDNASENKKAGGMIEGAYKNVYWTPCGAHCINLMFGDIFREKPFSTVFGQGVRLHSYISQRPLLLNMMRRFTMQKNLVKPGKTRFATAFLTLHSIHCQKNNLRKMVTSEEWSKSKFAKESAGKEVARIILSYSFWNNVLHALKIGGPLVKVLRLVDGEQKPSMGYLYEAMDRAKETIQASFSDEQKYAKVFQIIDARWDEQLHRPLHAAGLILNPSLFYEQHEKNSLAKEVWTGFHQVVIKLNPDEDLQEKIVDQLAIYKAAEGLFKLRLAIKQRTTKSPVEWWDQYGVETPELQAFAIKVLSLTCSSSGCERNWSVFEHIHTKKRNRLTLKRLHNLVFIKYNRALRRRYNHRNIIDPILLDNIDEANEWLTGVPENCEGEEVFEGDSDFTWGDVAVGSGVGEDPYGLRRYTPSSSSIRKGKSVATTSRSLSLIDEDESDHEEEGEEEDDEQYEDNRGIQDFDNLEEEEEE; from the exons ATGTTCACCTTGTTTCAGAATACCATCGAAAAGATTGGTCCAAGCAAAGTTGTTCAAGTGGTCACTGATAATGCAAGTGAAAATAAGAAAGCAGGTGGCATGATTGAAGGAGCGTACAAGAATGTCTATTGGACTCCATGTGGGGCTCATTGTATCAACTTGATGTTCGGGGACATTTTCAGGGAAAAACCCTTCTCTACAGTTTTTGGCCAGGGCGTTAGGTTACATTCTTATATTTCTCAGCGGCCCTTGTTATTGAATATGATGAGAAGATTCACCATGcaaaaaaatttggtgaaaccgGGCAAGACAAGGTTCGCCACTGCTTTCTTGACTCTGCATAGTATCCACTGTCAAAAAAACAATTTGAGAAAGATGGTCACTTCAGAGGAATGGAGCAAGAGTAAATTTGCAAAGGAAAGTGCGGGGAAAGAGGTTGCACGCAttattctttcttattctttttggAATAATGTCCTTCATGCTCTTAAAATTGGTGGCCCTTTGGTTAAAGTTCTCCGTTTGGTGGATGGGGAGCAAAAACCATCAATGGGCTACCTCTATGAAGCTATGGATAGGGCCAAGGAGACTATTCAAGCATCATTCAGTGATGAGCAGAAATATGCAAAGGTCTTTCAGATCATTGATGCAAGATGGGATGAGCAACTTCATAGACCTTTGCATGCAGCTGGACTTATTCTGAACCCATCACTCTTTTATGAGCAGCATGAGAAGAATTCATTGGCTAAAGAAGTGTGGACAGGATTCCATCAGGTTGTTATCAAGTTGAACCCAGATGAAGACTTGCAAGAAAAGATAGTAGATCAGCTTGCTATTTACAAGGCAGCTGAAGGACTTTTTAAGCTCCGACTTGCTATTAAACAAAGAACGACGAAGTCGCCAG TTGAATGGTGGGACCAATATGGTGTAGAGACTCCTGAGCTACAGGCTTTCGCCATCAAAGTTCTAAGTTTAACTTGTAGCTCATCTGGATGTGAAAGGAACTGGAGTGTTTTTGAACAC ATTCATACAAAGAAAAGGAATCGACTAACCTTGAAGCGCCTCCATAATCTAGTGTTCATAAAATACAATAGAGCATTGAGGCGTCGCTACAACCACCGCAATATAATTGATCCAATTCTTTTGGACAATATTGATGAGGCTAATGAGTGGCTAACCGGAGTCCCCGAAAATTGCGAAGGTGAAGAAGTATTTGAAGGCGACTCCGATTTCACTTGGGGTGATGTTGCGGTTGGTAGTGGAGTTGGGGAAGATCCTTATGGTTTAAGGAGATATACTCCAAGTTCAAGCTCTATTAGGAAGGGAAAAAGTGTGGCTACTACAAGTCGATCCCTATCCCTAATTGATGAAGATGAAAGTGATCATGAAGAggagggggaagaagaagatgacgagCAATATGAAGATAATAGAGGAATTCAAGATTTTGacaatcttgaagaagaagaagaagagtaa